A window of the Neochlamydia sp. AcF84 genome harbors these coding sequences:
- a CDS encoding DUF3638 domain-containing protein, with translation MNATHVLKSFLKEQKIFDNEISSLSLQTHPRAPLLDEAYDQLAEQISKIANFEEVAEALLTEENPNKIDPHSLLKIWIALATALPQLAPALDPEICEHLLYAFQKLLDNLTLTPSEITSRLFHLKENEIFILPLTYQTTWGQSLENVVLYRKNADDTFDIELFTVEKNSRKFFGEYAFGYEKAYPLRYYAAVPSDDLLGPNFQQPVAIHADILWKTSQALNVDEHACLVAFEPLHAYLIDPQFKSRLINSAHAHKLKAMTAFIHRWIEAQSPSPLFSLELYKAFMVISRLVLVLAIRKSIFACRSENLNARLGLLSKALITSARHLLKFKDSFSLRYLYGLYEAAVGTVEKLKEESEQLLREFIPAEDRFKSCKLAVNQPFLIKKSTQQCLQYLSSMESTLHSPLDPPSAKELSINIDGHVAKGAIDRLVDIEGKIKFFESYDYEWVIPYVTSAVMNLSLPHLESEWMRLSIQECRKALPLLSFFAEILAKHAFHQQGRFLSSLQNSGVRLLAIAYVLCEKLDDQKVLNQFKPAFKGYLALTTSPYFQCESYSCWRDRLDTLSFIKGWHVQGIKPVFLFPEKGKESFDDTADGCFAEEILQAYPAIKNEINQHYYHLKRRAHLDILQAVTPRQLLLAELVNVKIQNHLPYKLDLADSWINALSKLVNIAMHVHLLSDQRSRYHVGHENIVTFHQGLGFNLTYAKNHQKRFDFYLEGREKRIRLDANQRNLFSKEKWRENQNKTLKRFVAIEEEMSNLSLTFEEAAAEPTLTIVELLSKLKYQISNFKIDRFRFFLERYLFKIVIDKEGVEKFPLLEEFKLYPQVLNTVLKDFLGCTAIFAKNLNKGILSEESKCLLNLTIRLADLSLSLGCESINYTLKTFHDQWIIGLKACLQKTKMPEQQSADIRMLLLKLIELEKKENLSLQAWKEYLDQGPQLHKQLEQERIAMDAMTRAWWYNMRYHMWRHYNELSKTQPAFIQEIQKNKNVDFLSLSSRKGQYLPIPAAILKSVDFRRLFSDRVRVWQVDKSHPYIILSDPLTGTYRLSSKESFPLSLQRLLEGQWHLYLPPPQVAKCLHLPISLCQDSIWWINCENLVARGYYQAQPDKLWLLRNDQGAVVFQEGAEKGMRLELVENEEESLSNLEKCTGAFGMHYYTYAARYIHGILFDYRDRLIFPHILMPHGRPLVFERQDTDFYEKGGLDRKLGACFYAPSVFHRENGIKLTSTSLKIYGIEIKRKNGDLLRADEETSLILPFQRHVADRHSSIVYPMVEKGGIEAPSQLLAVEGIEIKVNLYGFCPETPKENLFAAYLSLLGKDYYQAFKFLHSIRPHHRLDQQERLILKWLIDSQVDACDHSATAAAVKLIAYKILIDQGIDLKGRGDPLNNPLTSLGEVYEHYLSHLSSVPPAFRLSLEIELWIAEDKEHLKIYSCQENKALLENRKQELRTGHKIVMTEKPAEILEKSLLARWRNPVLSGGEAPMDITLELIEGIERPVEMVLLPGQPYPVKAFAYHYLKLSSLYTAPLEKWELVYTLETLKIPHFIKISLKVALQKEDRAPLLPSLNSKKYAENSLHLQSWFEQLLATLPTFQLEATLIQKQSSQGEKKEEIKRGTIFQDLDFTYKVCQIIAKYKSISPFQIIQAIKEDFDNYTIYSSLPAKESCPFKIEGNEEDFFKNDLDFYRHEWYEGIELQNNAHHYLLPDFPTILQLDKILTTYAHESNDVGMINNIVRILNRRPTEINALIFAKLKEVNEDKIQMELEDGLKTIFFPTSSQKLAFLQQRNPYFLEEDLVALQRCIQEYLEWQISNKIIATVKNHLFSIIHIQSHHPLTWKDEPAAQEAWQAIGELLNPFESYSQDNQSYLETLLFEHISGFRMRKDQAQLLHLLIEKIFTENLGEYGPAAVFQMMMGGGKTSVILAKLAKLASKNARVPLFLAHPSQYPSLKSNLMNTQFKRLHQDVIDLDFNREDLASIKILYYLKAQLQHAKDKNYLILMKANFLLILRQELIDQVKAFKEPGNCDPLTLKRAVELAHILYFIKAHCLFLVDEVDSILNSLEEINFPAGLEVTISKDSLEVIKSIYVVLSTDSKIAPLLNLLEDNQACVDRQTLQEQVFPRLVKVLISEYPSLFPLISPTSHASFKVSLQDYILEKIDTRLLKGINANDDLEFLDRLEIREKKERKQAKRHLEFLRSLEALKRQPQRSIQRALGAVALIKELCSEILPLALAKGFKQRYGFTEEGKIIPYLGVDAPNHTEFANIYVTACCYFQGAINAGVDIARLMKYRDQMREASLYYSEIYHCAPEESAEAQHFKALIGLALHQEWSSEQLQATLQEINASPQRCIDFYAEFSDQFLRYHSSLLSCGPAALSHMGAQFIGCSGTLGNKDSFPKEIADSCILEQGIEGRILVKLTQDIASQKSFLSEIDKATPHEILNAILIKRTPDAASRLRALIDASGMLKRYSNQAVAEEILNFQPLKEEIDGVVFLCKRGAQENFFLLKRELKEPIALAMTRREEFEKQGVLLERVFIYFDELRAIGSDIPFKANALVAMTFDPLSTTLRTILQGTLRARNFFHAQNVDIIFHKMAGEVLTKNVKNFPHHALYEIERLFTCALRNQSEGKKSQLLQSALQQVREIYCAAVIQKIMQELMNSTLELESLELFQAMEWLFYSSFKEDPANLFLDLKERMPAYKVVQEYFNTTHSRFKKVGFPYFEALELLQIEEKAEKIVKWAENTLTWHVLKGSSSNRETQVFVQKQKEIQLEVNVEIQKESLREVQKYAVRVDAPVAESLPWLKLKEYPESCLDYKFPHLTTFRKLLKRIPYEASYYQIFPSDLFLTENLARSHEIDLPVFHKAQKKAAHLLLIQKGTHFLPLFIDLEEAAFWRQQIKHYRLKDCWLLNLEGHLLNEESILPQECLAITKRALWWAHFFNGNACYLRAYPSLVENELKKENYELKYRFLSLKTARDLIQNQILAIDPILAQKPVEVPVFHFNNKAEETKWLNQEIDHLNQEALNQVPWHFARFFSSKQVGMLKRAGFFDYLPAEEFEHVTSEQVKLVPNYRLRHLSLPEQIAQVPAEKVYWLKGKALNYLPKEHLGRINPEELVNLSKERQRSYQILKIDLLGLEGFAKTVRPCMAPALLPECIKLIPDECLAHLTQLEQLQQVAPAKYYLLNASQFHLLPPHAWHLLKIEDYKKYLLEEKIFPEAKAFIQAMNPAWVNEVDPRLASYFSNEQVLQINQPCPLPYLNIDQLELLDASLASYLDLSQIAKLSISHRHLIQTLIDGEQICHLSKEGLAELSVEQVKKIFCRQTLLRLDKKFYPYLLAKQIALLQPEYTLDQEIINALDGGQVQRVAPQHLLLFLPYLNLEALRSVSPLVIGEAQGMAVETFKKLTSLQIQSFLSMKTLRPKDLLKALKNLLPSQWGKMEEVFIETFFSNQPREVIKNVPKQKVRFLSRKALLMWYDADKKINKQRDTVIGVMALLFYPLVILSAVMFVLFATPKRSVARQSFCQMALSPLRILSPERYYRFISSSK, from the coding sequence ATGAATGCTACGCATGTGCTTAAAAGCTTTTTAAAAGAACAGAAAATTTTTGATAACGAAATTTCTAGCCTTTCTCTTCAAACTCATCCTAGAGCTCCGCTTTTAGATGAGGCTTATGATCAACTGGCAGAGCAAATTAGTAAAATAGCTAATTTTGAAGAAGTAGCCGAAGCCTTATTAACAGAAGAAAACCCCAACAAAATTGATCCTCACAGTCTATTAAAAATATGGATAGCTCTGGCAACTGCTTTACCCCAATTGGCGCCTGCTTTAGATCCAGAAATTTGTGAACATTTATTATATGCTTTTCAAAAGTTGCTAGACAATTTAACCCTTACCCCTTCGGAAATTACTTCTCGTCTTTTTCATTTAAAAGAAAATGAAATTTTTATACTTCCTTTAACTTATCAAACCACCTGGGGGCAAAGTTTAGAAAATGTAGTTCTTTATCGCAAAAATGCAGACGATACATTCGATATAGAGCTTTTTACCGTAGAGAAAAATAGTAGAAAGTTCTTCGGAGAATATGCTTTCGGCTATGAAAAAGCTTATCCCTTAAGATATTACGCCGCTGTTCCTAGCGATGATTTGTTAGGACCTAACTTTCAACAGCCTGTGGCTATTCATGCAGATATCTTATGGAAAACTTCACAAGCTCTCAATGTTGACGAGCATGCTTGCCTAGTAGCTTTTGAGCCTTTGCATGCCTATTTGATTGATCCTCAGTTTAAGAGTCGTCTAATCAACTCAGCACATGCGCATAAGCTAAAAGCAATGACAGCATTCATTCATCGATGGATAGAAGCTCAAAGCCCGTCACCGCTGTTCTCCTTAGAGCTCTATAAAGCCTTTATGGTGATCTCCCGTTTAGTGTTGGTATTAGCGATTAGAAAATCTATCTTTGCTTGTAGGAGCGAAAATTTAAATGCTAGATTAGGGCTCCTTAGTAAGGCTTTAATTACCTCGGCTCGCCACCTATTAAAGTTTAAAGATAGTTTTTCTTTACGCTATCTATATGGATTGTATGAAGCTGCTGTGGGCACTGTGGAAAAATTAAAGGAAGAATCCGAACAATTGCTGCGCGAGTTTATCCCCGCTGAGGATAGATTTAAGTCCTGCAAGCTGGCAGTCAATCAACCTTTTCTTATCAAAAAAAGTACACAACAATGCCTACAGTATCTTAGTTCTATGGAATCTACCTTGCATTCTCCTCTAGACCCACCTTCGGCAAAGGAGTTATCTATAAATATAGATGGGCATGTAGCTAAAGGAGCCATTGATAGACTGGTAGATATTGAGGGTAAAATAAAATTTTTTGAGTCTTATGATTATGAGTGGGTTATCCCTTATGTAACTTCAGCAGTGATGAATTTATCCTTACCCCATCTTGAAAGTGAGTGGATGAGATTATCCATTCAGGAATGTAGGAAGGCTTTACCTCTATTATCTTTTTTTGCAGAAATACTTGCTAAGCATGCCTTTCACCAACAGGGGCGTTTTTTATCTTCTCTGCAAAATAGTGGGGTGCGCTTATTAGCCATTGCTTATGTTCTTTGTGAAAAGCTGGATGATCAAAAGGTACTGAATCAATTTAAACCGGCTTTTAAGGGATATCTAGCTTTAACTACCAGCCCTTATTTTCAGTGCGAGTCCTATTCTTGCTGGAGGGATAGATTAGATACACTGAGTTTTATCAAAGGGTGGCATGTCCAAGGTATAAAGCCTGTTTTTTTATTTCCTGAAAAAGGCAAGGAAAGCTTTGACGATACAGCTGACGGTTGTTTTGCTGAAGAAATTTTACAGGCTTATCCTGCGATCAAAAATGAGATTAACCAGCATTATTACCATCTAAAAAGAAGAGCCCACTTAGATATCCTGCAAGCCGTTACTCCAAGGCAACTCTTATTAGCCGAATTAGTAAATGTAAAGATTCAAAACCATTTGCCCTATAAGCTAGATCTTGCCGATTCTTGGATTAACGCTTTGTCTAAACTTGTAAATATAGCTATGCATGTTCACCTTCTAAGCGATCAAAGATCTAGATATCATGTAGGCCACGAAAATATAGTTACTTTCCATCAAGGCTTAGGCTTTAACCTCACCTATGCTAAAAATCATCAAAAGCGCTTTGATTTTTACTTGGAGGGTAGGGAGAAAAGAATAAGACTAGATGCTAATCAAAGAAACTTATTTTCCAAAGAAAAGTGGAGAGAAAACCAAAATAAAACTTTAAAGCGTTTTGTAGCTATAGAGGAAGAGATGAGCAATCTTAGCCTTACATTTGAAGAAGCTGCTGCTGAACCTACCTTGACGATTGTGGAATTATTAAGCAAATTAAAGTACCAAATTTCAAATTTTAAAATTGATCGCTTTAGATTTTTTTTAGAAAGGTATCTTTTTAAAATTGTGATAGATAAAGAGGGAGTAGAAAAATTTCCTTTACTAGAGGAATTTAAGCTTTACCCTCAAGTTTTAAATACTGTTCTTAAAGATTTTTTAGGCTGTACCGCCATTTTTGCCAAGAATTTAAATAAGGGTATCCTTAGCGAAGAGAGCAAATGTCTTTTAAATCTTACCATCCGTTTAGCTGATCTATCTTTATCTCTTGGTTGCGAAAGCATAAATTATACCTTAAAAACGTTCCATGATCAATGGATAATAGGATTAAAAGCATGTCTGCAGAAAACCAAAATGCCTGAGCAGCAATCTGCAGATATAAGAATGCTTTTACTAAAGCTGATAGAATTAGAGAAAAAAGAAAACTTGTCCTTGCAAGCTTGGAAGGAGTATTTAGATCAAGGCCCCCAACTACACAAGCAATTAGAGCAGGAACGAATTGCCATGGATGCCATGACACGGGCTTGGTGGTATAATATGCGTTACCATATGTGGCGCCACTATAATGAACTAAGTAAGACTCAGCCGGCCTTCATCCAAGAAATCCAAAAAAATAAGAATGTTGATTTTCTCAGCTTATCTTCGCGTAAAGGTCAATACCTACCTATTCCTGCCGCTATTCTTAAATCTGTAGATTTTAGACGTCTATTTTCTGATCGTGTGCGGGTCTGGCAAGTAGATAAATCCCATCCCTATATTATTCTTTCAGATCCTTTGACCGGAACTTATCGGCTAAGCAGCAAGGAAAGCTTCCCTCTTTCTTTACAACGTTTGCTCGAAGGGCAATGGCATCTTTATCTGCCACCTCCTCAAGTGGCTAAGTGCTTGCATTTACCTATATCCCTTTGCCAAGACAGCATTTGGTGGATCAATTGTGAAAACTTAGTCGCTAGAGGATATTATCAGGCTCAACCAGATAAGCTTTGGTTATTAAGAAATGACCAAGGGGCTGTTGTCTTTCAAGAGGGCGCGGAAAAAGGCATGAGGCTTGAACTAGTAGAGAATGAGGAAGAATCTTTATCTAATCTAGAGAAGTGCACGGGAGCGTTTGGCATGCATTATTATACTTACGCTGCTCGTTATATTCATGGGATCCTCTTCGACTATCGAGACCGCTTGATTTTCCCCCATATACTTATGCCGCACGGAAGACCCCTTGTCTTTGAACGCCAGGACACCGACTTTTATGAAAAAGGAGGCCTTGATCGTAAATTAGGGGCTTGTTTTTATGCACCTTCAGTTTTTCATAGAGAAAATGGGATAAAACTTACATCCACTTCTCTTAAGATTTACGGGATCGAAATAAAGAGAAAGAATGGGGACCTGCTGCGTGCAGACGAAGAAACTTCTCTAATCTTACCCTTCCAACGCCATGTTGCCGATAGGCATTCCTCTATTGTCTATCCTATGGTAGAAAAAGGGGGCATAGAGGCTCCTTCTCAATTGCTTGCCGTGGAAGGAATAGAAATTAAAGTGAACTTATATGGCTTTTGTCCTGAGACCCCCAAAGAAAATTTATTTGCCGCCTATCTATCCCTTCTCGGTAAAGATTATTATCAAGCTTTTAAATTTTTGCATTCTATTAGACCTCACCATCGCTTAGACCAGCAGGAAAGATTGATCTTAAAATGGCTTATTGATAGTCAAGTAGATGCGTGTGATCACTCAGCTACCGCAGCGGCAGTAAAATTAATCGCTTATAAGATTTTAATTGATCAAGGAATCGATCTAAAAGGTAGAGGGGATCCTCTTAATAATCCTTTAACCTCGCTGGGTGAAGTATACGAGCATTATTTAAGCCATCTCTCTTCTGTCCCCCCAGCCTTTAGGTTAAGTTTAGAAATAGAGCTTTGGATAGCTGAGGACAAAGAGCATTTAAAGATTTATTCATGCCAAGAGAACAAAGCTTTATTAGAAAATCGTAAACAGGAGCTAAGAACAGGGCACAAAATAGTGATGACTGAAAAGCCAGCCGAAATTTTGGAAAAGTCCCTGTTGGCTCGTTGGAGAAATCCTGTCTTAAGCGGTGGGGAAGCTCCGATGGATATCACCTTAGAGCTCATAGAAGGAATAGAAAGACCTGTAGAAATGGTCTTATTACCGGGCCAACCTTATCCTGTAAAAGCTTTTGCCTATCATTATCTTAAGCTTTCCTCCCTTTATACTGCTCCATTAGAAAAGTGGGAATTAGTCTATACGCTAGAGACTTTAAAAATTCCTCACTTTATCAAAATTTCTCTTAAAGTAGCCTTACAAAAAGAAGATCGAGCCCCTCTTTTGCCCTCTTTAAACTCAAAGAAATATGCGGAAAATTCTTTGCACCTGCAGAGCTGGTTTGAGCAATTGCTAGCTACTCTACCCACGTTTCAACTAGAAGCCACTCTTATCCAAAAACAATCTAGTCAGGGAGAAAAAAAAGAGGAAATAAAGAGGGGAACAATCTTTCAAGACCTAGATTTTACCTACAAGGTGTGCCAGATAATTGCAAAGTATAAAAGCATTTCTCCTTTTCAAATCATTCAAGCAATCAAAGAGGATTTTGATAACTATACTATTTATTCCTCTTTGCCTGCTAAAGAATCCTGTCCTTTTAAAATAGAGGGTAATGAAGAAGATTTTTTTAAAAATGATTTAGATTTTTATCGACATGAATGGTACGAAGGGATCGAGCTTCAAAACAACGCTCACCACTACCTACTTCCTGATTTCCCAACAATTTTACAGCTTGATAAAATCCTTACGACTTATGCTCATGAAAGCAATGATGTAGGGATGATAAACAATATTGTGCGAATTTTAAATCGAAGGCCTACTGAAATAAACGCTTTAATCTTCGCAAAATTAAAAGAGGTTAATGAAGATAAAATTCAAATGGAGCTAGAAGATGGGCTTAAAACCATTTTTTTTCCTACATCCTCTCAAAAGCTAGCCTTTTTGCAACAACGCAATCCTTATTTTTTAGAAGAAGATCTAGTAGCTTTACAAAGATGTATACAGGAATATTTAGAATGGCAAATTAGCAATAAAATTATAGCAACGGTTAAAAATCATCTATTTTCTATCATTCATATTCAAAGCCATCATCCTCTAACTTGGAAGGATGAACCTGCTGCTCAGGAGGCATGGCAAGCAATTGGAGAGCTCTTAAATCCTTTTGAAAGCTATTCCCAAGATAATCAAAGCTATTTGGAAACCTTGCTTTTTGAGCATATTTCAGGTTTTCGCATGCGTAAAGATCAAGCTCAACTATTGCATCTCTTGATAGAAAAAATTTTTACAGAAAATCTAGGAGAGTATGGTCCTGCCGCAGTTTTTCAAATGATGATGGGAGGAGGAAAAACTAGTGTGATCTTAGCAAAGCTTGCTAAGTTAGCCTCAAAAAACGCACGCGTGCCTCTTTTTTTAGCCCACCCTTCCCAATATCCTTCTCTTAAGTCCAATCTAATGAATACTCAATTTAAGCGGTTGCATCAAGATGTGATAGATCTAGATTTTAATCGTGAAGATTTAGCTTCTATTAAAATTCTTTACTACCTTAAAGCTCAGCTCCAACATGCCAAAGACAAAAATTATTTAATATTAATGAAAGCAAATTTTTTGCTTATTCTTCGACAGGAATTGATCGATCAAGTTAAAGCATTTAAAGAGCCTGGCAACTGCGATCCTTTAACTTTAAAACGGGCTGTAGAGCTCGCTCATATCCTTTATTTTATAAAAGCTCACTGTCTTTTTTTAGTCGATGAGGTAGATTCCATATTAAACAGCTTGGAAGAGATTAATTTTCCCGCTGGACTAGAAGTTACTATTTCAAAAGATAGCCTAGAGGTCATTAAATCCATCTATGTTGTTCTTTCAACCGATTCAAAAATTGCCCCTTTATTGAATCTTTTAGAAGATAATCAAGCCTGCGTGGACAGGCAAACACTACAAGAGCAGGTCTTTCCTAGGCTCGTAAAAGTGCTTATAAGTGAATACCCATCTCTTTTTCCTTTAATTTCTCCCACGAGCCACGCTTCTTTCAAAGTATCCTTGCAAGATTACATTTTGGAGAAAATAGATACGCGTCTGCTAAAAGGGATTAATGCTAACGATGATCTTGAATTTTTAGACAGGTTAGAAATTAGAGAAAAAAAGGAGCGCAAACAGGCTAAGCGCCATCTTGAATTCTTGCGAAGCTTAGAAGCTTTAAAAAGGCAGCCGCAACGCTCCATTCAACGGGCCTTAGGAGCAGTTGCTTTAATAAAAGAATTGTGTAGTGAAATTTTACCGCTCGCTCTTGCTAAAGGGTTTAAACAAAGATATGGCTTTACAGAGGAGGGCAAAATTATTCCTTACTTAGGAGTAGATGCTCCTAACCATACGGAATTTGCTAATATCTATGTGACCGCTTGTTGTTATTTCCAGGGAGCTATTAATGCGGGCGTGGATATAGCGCGCCTAATGAAATACCGGGATCAAATGCGGGAAGCTTCGCTGTATTATTCTGAAATCTACCACTGTGCACCCGAAGAATCTGCTGAAGCTCAACACTTTAAAGCTCTCATTGGATTAGCATTGCATCAGGAATGGTCATCAGAACAACTACAAGCAACTCTTCAAGAAATAAATGCAAGCCCCCAGCGATGTATAGATTTTTATGCCGAGTTTTCTGACCAATTTTTGCGCTATCATAGCTCTTTATTAAGTTGTGGGCCCGCTGCGCTTAGTCACATGGGAGCGCAGTTTATCGGTTGCTCAGGTACATTAGGGAATAAAGATTCCTTTCCTAAAGAAATAGCAGACAGCTGTATTCTTGAGCAAGGGATCGAGGGGCGTATTTTAGTCAAGCTTACCCAGGATATCGCTAGCCAAAAAAGTTTTCTTTCAGAAATTGACAAAGCAACCCCTCATGAAATATTAAATGCTATTTTAATAAAACGGACGCCTGATGCTGCTAGCCGTCTTAGAGCCTTAATTGATGCGAGCGGGATGCTAAAACGCTATTCTAACCAAGCAGTAGCAGAAGAGATTTTGAATTTCCAACCTTTAAAAGAGGAGATAGACGGCGTAGTATTTTTATGCAAAAGGGGGGCGCAAGAAAATTTTTTTCTCTTAAAAAGAGAACTTAAGGAACCTATTGCGCTAGCAATGACCCGCCGGGAAGAGTTTGAAAAGCAAGGCGTGCTTTTAGAAAGGGTCTTCATCTATTTTGATGAGCTAAGAGCGATAGGCTCTGATATACCTTTTAAAGCCAATGCTCTTGTGGCGATGACTTTTGATCCCTTATCCACTACATTGCGCACTATTTTGCAAGGAACTCTACGTGCTCGTAATTTCTTTCATGCTCAAAATGTAGACATTATTTTCCATAAAATGGCAGGAGAAGTTTTAACTAAAAACGTTAAAAATTTTCCTCATCATGCTCTTTATGAAATAGAAAGACTTTTTACTTGTGCCTTGCGTAATCAAAGTGAGGGAAAAAAAAGCCAATTATTGCAATCAGCTCTTCAGCAAGTGCGAGAAATCTATTGCGCAGCTGTTATTCAAAAAATCATGCAGGAATTGATGAATTCTACACTTGAGCTAGAAAGCCTTGAACTTTTCCAAGCGATGGAGTGGCTTTTCTACAGTTCTTTCAAAGAAGACCCTGCTAATCTTTTTCTAGATTTAAAAGAAAGGATGCCTGCCTATAAAGTTGTTCAAGAGTATTTTAATACTACCCATAGCCGTTTCAAAAAAGTGGGTTTTCCTTATTTTGAGGCCCTAGAATTACTACAGATTGAAGAAAAAGCGGAAAAAATTGTCAAATGGGCCGAAAATACTTTAACCTGGCATGTTCTTAAAGGTTCTTCATCTAATAGGGAGACACAAGTTTTTGTCCAAAAGCAAAAGGAAATTCAACTAGAAGTTAATGTGGAAATTCAAAAAGAATCGTTAAGGGAAGTGCAAAAGTATGCGGTCCGTGTAGATGCACCCGTTGCTGAGTCACTTCCCTGGTTAAAATTGAAGGAGTACCCTGAAAGCTGCTTAGATTACAAGTTTCCTCATTTAACGACTTTCCGCAAATTGCTTAAACGTATTCCCTATGAAGCTTCTTATTACCAAATTTTTCCCTCCGATCTTTTTTTGACAGAAAATTTGGCTCGCTCTCATGAGATAGACCTTCCAGTTTTTCATAAAGCCCAGAAAAAGGCCGCCCATCTTCTTTTAATTCAAAAAGGCACCCACTTTCTTCCCCTGTTTATTGATCTTGAAGAAGCGGCTTTTTGGCGGCAGCAAATCAAGCATTACCGGCTTAAGGATTGCTGGTTACTGAACTTAGAAGGACACTTATTAAATGAAGAAAGTATACTTCCCCAAGAATGCCTAGCTATTACAAAACGGGCTCTTTGGTGGGCCCATTTTTTTAATGGAAATGCTTGTTACTTGCGTGCTTATCCCAGCTTAGTAGAAAATGAGTTAAAAAAGGAAAATTATGAGCTAAAGTATCGTTTCTTAAGCCTAAAAACAGCAAGGGATCTCATTCAAAATCAAATACTTGCTATAGATCCTATTTTAGCTCAAAAACCTGTAGAGGTGCCAGTTTTTCATTTTAACAATAAAGCTGAGGAAACAAAATGGTTGAATCAAGAAATTGATCATTTAAACCAAGAGGCGCTAAATCAAGTACCCTGGCACTTTGCTCGTTTCTTTTCTAGTAAGCAAGTGGGGATGCTTAAGCGTGCTGGCTTTTTTGATTATTTGCCTGCCGAAGAGTTTGAGCATGTCACCTCTGAACAGGTAAAGCTAGTTCCTAATTACCGTTTGCGTCATCTGAGTCTGCCTGAGCAAATTGCCCAAGTGCCCGCAGAGAAAGTTTATTGGTTAAAAGGAAAGGCACTAAATTACTTGCCTAAGGAGCATTTGGGGCGCATTAATCCCGAGGAGCTAGTCAACTTAAGTAAAGAACGACAAAGATCTTATCAAATATTAAAAATTGATCTTTTAGGCTTAGAAGGTTTTGCTAAAACCGTCCGTCCCTGTATGGCCCCAGCTCTTCTGCCAGAATGTATAAAATTGATCCCTGATGAGTGCCTAGCCCATTTAACTCAGCTAGAACAGTTGCAACAAGTTGCGCCTGCTAAATATTATCTCTTGAATGCCTCGCAGTTTCATTTATTGCCTCCTCATGCTTGGCATTTGTTAAAAATTGAGGATTATAAAAAATATTTATTGGAAGAAAAAATTTTCCCTGAGGCCAAAGCGTTTATTCAAGCGATGAATCCTGCTTGGGTGAATGAAGTGGATCCTCGGTTAGCATCTTATTTTTCTAATGAGCAAGTGTTACAAATTAATCAACCCTGTCCCTTGCCCTATTTAAACATTGACCAACTAGAATTACTTGATGCCTCGCTGGCCTCCTATCTTGATTTATCCCAGATCGCTAAATTATCGATCTCTCATCGTCATTTAATCCAAACTTTAATAGATGGAGAGCAAATTTGCCATCTGTCTAAAGAAGGTTTGGCAGAACTTTCAGTCGAGCAAGTTAAGAAAATTTTTTGTCGCCAGACATTATTGCGCCTAGATAAAAAATTTTATCCCTATCTTTTAGCCAAGCAAATTGCTTTATTACAGCCTGAATATACTTTAGATCAAGAAATTATTAATGCATTAGATGGAGGCCAAGTACAGCGGGTGGCTCCTCAGCATCTTTTACTTTTCCTTCCTTATCTAAACCTTGAGGCTTTAAGAAGCGTAAGTCCTTTGGTAATAGGAGAGGCTCAAGGAATGGCGGTAGAGACTTTTAAGAAGCTTACCTCTCTTCAAATCCAAAGTTTTTTAAGTATGAAAACCTTGCGACCTAAAGATTTGCTCAAGGCTTTAAAAAATTTGCTTCCTTCTCAATGGGGGAAGATGGAGGAAGTTTTTATCGAAACTTTCTTTTCTAATCAGCCAAGAGAAGTCATTAAAAATGTGCCCAAACAAAAAGTGCGATTTTTATCTAGAAAAGCTTTATTAATGTGGTATGATGCTGATAAAAAAATTAACAAACAGCGCGATACTGTGATAGGGGTGATGGCCCTTTTATTTTATCCTTTAGTCATCTTAAGCGCTGTAATGTTTGTCTTATTTGCTACCCCTAAGCGCTCTGTTGCAAGGCAATCTTTTTGTCAAATGGCTCTTTCACCCTTACGTATCCTCTCGCCCGAACGTTATTATCGCTTCATTAGTTCTTCCAAGTAA